The segment CGCCTTCCACCACTGTCGTTTTGCAGAGCTCTACGCCTTGTTAGAGGGGAACGTGTTCTCTCCACGCAGTCACCCTCTCCTCCAGCAGCTCTGGCTGCGGGCTCACTACATGGAGGCTGAATTACAGAGGGGCCGCCCTCTTGGGGCCGTGGGGAAGTACCGCATCCGCCGCAAGTTCCCTCTACCCCGTACCATCTGGGATGGAGAGGAGACCAGCTACTGCTTCAAGGTGTTTAAATCTGTTGGTGTAGTACATAAGTTTTAAACACTTAATGTAAATGAATCAGTGAGCAGTGATTTATCTGATTGTGTGTTAGTCTCAAAATAATGGGAGAGATTTCAGGACCTTTCGGTTGCGTCATTTGCGTCCGCAGGAAAAGTCTCGCAGCGTGTTGAGAGAGTGGTACTGCAGAAAGCCGTACCCCTCGCCACGAGAGAAACGAGATTTGGCTGCAGCCACTGGACTCACTGCTACACAAGTCAGCAACTGGTTCAAGAACCGTCGTCAGCGGGACAGAGCTGCGACCAGCCGTCAGGGGTAAGACACTCCCTCACTCTACATGCTCCAGTTGAACAACATGGTGTATTCATGCTGGAACACAATGAATAATTTTCACTCAGTAACTGCTAGTACAatttacaaatgtgaccctggaccacaaaaccagtcataagtagcacgagtatatttgtagcaatagccaaaaatgcattatatgggtcaaaatcattgtcaaaaatcattaggatattaagtaaagatcatattccatgaaggtattttataaatttcctaccgtaaatatatataaacttattttttgattagtaaaatgcattgctaagaacttcatttgtacaACGTTAAAGgcggttttctcaatattttgatttctttctttcttttttttttttacaccctcagattccagattttcaaatagttgtatctcagccaaatccCAGcaatcccaacaaaccatacatcaataaaaagcttatttatttagctttcagatgaacaaaaattgaccctaatggctgtttttgtgttcctagaatcaaaaataagaaatggctagtaacacattgaaataaatgtgaaaaaggcaggcttaaatagtattttcttgtaaaacatactccaagaatctttatttacaacattactcTTATTTTTTTGAGTCCTTTGAAATGCTTAGCTTTAGATCTGTGGTTCTCAAACAGGAAGTTTCAGGATGCCTCAAAATGATCTAAAATAAGCATAAAGGGTGctgtatgtcttttttttttactgcaccAATGCATTAAAACACCATAACACTTTTGCtgatatttacaaaatgtgcTAAGTTTACACTTGTTTCTCCAAAAAAACACCGCTAAAGTCAGTTATTCTACTTttaaggtcattgcacactgagtctgGAATTTTCATATgcgttttttcctttttttcgtATTCATCATTCTTTTAAGTCAAAGTGCTTGGTAGGGGTGTGAAAACGCAGAAAATCGAACCTGATCCGAATTTGTTTATGACGGTCGAAAGTTTCGGAAtttcggactcagtgtgcaatgaccttaaGTCTGTGTGACTCCTCCCACAGCCGGGTTGCCAGAGAGCATAAAACAGCGTATCGCAGCCACGGAAAATAGCATACGAACTGGCTCTGAGATTGGATATTTTGCCTACCTAAAAAGCTTTAAGACCAGATGAAtattaaaacaagaataaatgaAAGTGTAAGGCTTGTAGCCTTCCATTGTAAATTGCGCACATTCACGTTGCTTGTCCTCAATCTGACAACTGTCTGTGGAGCTTTGCGTCTGAGGAAAAGCGGCgggaaaaacaatattttgaatttggactgcagtacccATTTAAACCGCCAGCtgttccagaataaaaaaaattctgataattACTCAACTCCTTATAgaacatccaagatgttatGTCCAAGATGTTATGTTTCTGAGCGTGCACATGCAAGCGAGAGAAAGcgcatttttttattgaaagttAAGAGAATCCACCTGTGCGTGCGCATTTTTACGCGCTCCTGCATTACAATAATGCGCCctagacatttgtcattaaaataacgccatGGAAACCACATCAAacgaactattaaaataataagaaagtGGTGTCTGAACGCTGcctctattttttaaattggttaaaTTGAATAGAGAATATCATTATTTTCCGTGTGCGCTTGACCATTTCCGTAGGTAGTGATGCGGTCCGCAAATCTTTTTGCGCGAAAACTACGCAGCAAAAAGATTAAACAAAAAGTTCTctaaaaaaaggcaaaagaatGGAGGTTTTCTTAATATGATAATTACAAACCAAGAGGCTGATCAAAATGCGGGACGTTTTCTTAATATGCGACGTGCGGGACgaggggtgaaaatgctgtgcggtACAACGCAAAGCGGGACAGGTAGTCACCCTAGACCCAACAGGtttaaggtccaaattgcagtttaaatgcaggcagccaagggtcttatctagtgaaacaataggtcattttctaaattaaaataaaataaataataataaaatgtatacactttttaaaccacaaatgcttgtcttgcactagctcgacctcacacattacgtaatcacacaCTCATGATGTAAGCGGAAGTACAGACTcattgtttacaaagcaaacgtgcaaagaaagtcaggttgcctttacaaaaaaaaaaaaaaaaaaaaaaatatatatatatatatatatatataaaacaacaatgtcggatgattttgaaattggaaaagaaaatgagatgctgtttttcgccctaccctacctttttgaaccgaagtacacagacaaagaactaatcacatgtgacctttctAACATGCATGAAGAtaatgcaagatgagcatttgtggttaatatgtgtgtgtgtgtgtttttattttttttttttttttttttttttttgaaattaccgattgtttcactggacaagacccttattccttggctgttAGAGCCATACatgatcgtgtagagccctttgaagctgaattgaaactgcaatttggaccttcaacctgttgggtctcattgaagtccactatatggagaacaatcctggaatgttttcctcaaagccttaatttcttttcgactaaagaaagaaaaacatgaacatcttggatgacatgggggtgagtaaattatcaagaaatttttattttggaagtgaactaatcctttaaattatgttaatcaaccaaaaaattatatacttccTATTTTAACTAAACTCTCTTTGACaatcgtttttttttattattattattatttattattttcatttctagGCCTGGAAAAGCCTtgtcaattaataaaataaatattttattgggtagaattttagaaaaatattaaaatcctTATCCTTATCCAAATAGTTGAGAACCAATGATTTAGATGATTCAAGAGCCTGTTTGAAAGAAAATCAGTTGCAGTCTATTGTCTTCTTTCATTTGGTGCCATGCTGCCCTCTGCTGGATGAGTCACAAACCAAAAGAATTCAGAACAGAATTCAGAATCACTAGTTTCAATAACTCATGTACATATTCATATTTGACCTCAGTATGACATATTTCAGGTTTTAAATCCGAGCTAATTCTGTGTTCCAGCAGAACCTCAGCAGGAGCGTTTCTGAGCTCAGATGAAGAACTCTCACCGCCAGCGAGTCCCAGCACACTCTTCTCCTGCTCCCAGCAGCTCTCTGCCCACCCGCCCCCTCTACGCCACCTGGGACCAGCACACTACTGAAATGAATGCAGTGAAATACAGgtcaaaaaacaacattttgcaatttaaaggTGTTGTGTTTTGTATATAAATGGTCCCTTCTACCTGACAAGACAACAAAGTTGAAATATGCCTTAAGTCACAGCTGTGAGCCCTAGACTCTGTAAACAGCATAAAAGAGAGTCAGGTGAATAGAAGTCCCCTTTTTTGCCTTCTGTTGTATTTTCTGACATGAGGTCGGTTGACAGTCTGGTTAGCAAAATATCTAAAATCGCTTACAGCACTTGTAACAAAGTCAAACATCGGCTGACTTGTAaagtttgtagtgcaaactaacatttgtgcttaacTGCATACTGTAGTTCAGGAAAGTTTGTGGAACTAGCAATAGTTtgaattaaaaatgctaaaGCATCTTCCATTTTTCACAATGTGTGACAACTCATAACGCTGCATCTTCTTCCATCGCTGTAAGTGAATAACATATCTCtttgtaaaatgtctttttttaaagtctgcACGAAATAAAAAATCACCCTATCTATTTtcgaaatgcatgttattgattttattgtgaataattaattaatctgtttcatcttttttttaaattaacctcATCATTTTCAGTCAAACTCAATCTTCCACCATGTatgctgaattattttattgtttaaaaacccgctttatacaattaaaattaaactacttttttcttttatggttATTCGTTTCACTCAGATATGAATCACAATACAAAAGAAAAGATGTACCTCTACTTCCGTTTCATTGCGGTCCCAAATAGTAGTATATCAACAGAGCAGCAATGTTCAATTTGCTGTAACTCAACACAGGGTCGGTCATAGTGTATTATATTCACCTTATTTCAACTGGAAAGTAAGCCgatttgtgtgtgaatgtgcgAGCCTTTCTGTTCATTCGCCGCTAGGGAAATAACCAgacagtgttgccaaatctgcGGGTTTTCCTGCGGAATAGAGGATTTGCACTTAAATTaagatttggtcagttacccggatgcacggccatactggcgatactcggatgtaaacaacactggtatTACACTGGTTACTGTACTactacattgttctgctaatttatgctgtctaaaccacggaaaaaaaccaagctgctaaatcatatagagaaggacttataAGCAGGTTAGGGCacatattttgacaaactaaagttaatatgtagatacatacgagcagtataaatcaaaaatattagcctaatatttcacctacctgaccagaaatgataagaacaaacaggAAAGTTgttaagattcttgccctgaaaATCCTGGTTCATTTTGGCCAGCCACAGACAGGCTTGCATTTTGTTCcttagacagttttttgcactccaCTCCCTGATTTGTtctaacttttggcagtctatagtactccaaatgtttttccctgtCCAACTGATTAGTACAGTCCAatacatgacaataactgacatttccagcagcaataatcagcaaaatatgtgagttaTGTTcggttcagtgccgccaatatgacCACTATCTATAAGAAAGTgcagcagtgttgccaaatctgttttttttttttttttttttttctgtggaattcTTCACTTTAAAACTGTGCTAGCAGGTTTTAAAGTGACCCTagtaatgtgatatttagctcctggaatgtgaattttactaggggaaccccaccaaaaacgTGTGTTTTACCCCCTggaatagtattttttttataaaacgtggttgggctagttttgagtagcaatttggcaggttttgttgtgaaaacctggcaaccctgaagtGCAgcaaatggtaaaactgttcaCGCTACAAACCAGTTTGCTCATAATAgggataatacattaaaataacatggtaaaacacaccagcattcctaaacaaaactaaagacACACAAATCCAGTGTTTGCTTTAAGTTTATTATGAATATCCATTAGACTCTTCACTTGGTCTATTGGTTCATAACGGTAACAGCTCAATgactaaatgtataaaataagatCTATCTCTCTCAGGTCACATGAAATACTACTCACAGATTCTTAAAACAAGTGACTTTCAATGTCTTGCATACTAACCTACATGTAAAGTGCACCATCACTGCCTTTCCTGACCACAGCTTGAAtgcaacagcatttaaaattgtTCATCAGCAAATACTGTGCAAGTTATGAAAACAGTCATTAAACGAACTTCCCCCGAGTTCCACTTCGAAGTCAAATGAATGATTTGAAATCACAAAATTCTGGTCTAACAGTCTTTTTAAGGATTAATACAGCTGCCGTGACATGAGTGGTTGTCTGTCCTGATATGACATATGGCTCTTTTCTGcagaaaaatatatgaatatctTCAGCATGTACCATTCACACTCCAAATAAACACATCATTATGCTGTGTCTCTTTGGTTATTCTAATCTATGgctctaatattattattactattattttcagCTCCTACATTAAACATTCATCGACGTCTGCTGTAGGTTGATGATTATAGCATGTTTAGAGGCTCAGGTACTCAGCCACGAAGATGGCCAGGATTTTAGTTAGGTTTTCCACCGTCGGCCTGTGCATCCGCTCCTCTACATCATCCAGTGTGTGCCAAAACACAGGAAACGGTGTGGGGATCAAGTGAAGCACAGGTACACCTGGTTTATGGGTATAAACAAGACAGATTAAACTTATTTgatctattttatttatgtcgttgcacaaaaaagtaaacacaaCCGTGATATGCGTATCACTTGAATTTTATATAGACTACtgaatgcattcttgctgaaataaaaaataatgagtttttaaaaaatcttacccccagacttttgaataaTAGTGTATGTTGTCTGTTTACTGACCTCTGTTTAAAAATG is part of the Labeo rohita strain BAU-BD-2019 chromosome 18, IGBB_LRoh.1.0, whole genome shotgun sequence genome and harbors:
- the six9 gene encoding SIX homeobox 9 isoform X1, giving the protein MAMGFSPEQVACVCEVLLQSGSMDRLSSFLCSLPSISSSNVYLGMVQSQESVLKARAAVAFHHCRFAELYALLEGNVFSPRSHPLLQQLWLRAHYMEAELQRGRPLGAVGKYRIRRKFPLPRTIWDGEETSYCFKEKSRSVLREWYCRKPYPSPREKRDLAAATGLTATQVSNWFKNRRQRDRAATSRQGRTSAGAFLSSDEELSPPASPSTLFSCSQQLSAHPPPLRHLGPAHY
- the six9 gene encoding SIX homeobox 9 isoform X2: MAMGFSPEQVACVCEVLLQSGSMDRLSSFLCSLPSISSSNVYLGMVQSQESVLKARAAVAFHHCRFAELYALLEGNVFSPRSHPLLQQLWLRAHYMEAELQRGRPLGAVGKYRIRRKFPLPRTIWDGEETSYCFKEKSRSVLREWYCRKPYPSPREKRDLAAATGLTATQVSNWFKNRRQRDRAATSRQGTSAGAFLSSDEELSPPASPSTLFSCSQQLSAHPPPLRHLGPAHY